In one window of Cellulophaga sp. HaHa_2_95 DNA:
- a CDS encoding sensor histidine kinase KdpD, giving the protein MLPLKKRIHHPIFVVPLSLFLSVSGYVISDFFAHWQKFWLGMYLAVLLPIVISLPLALIMDRYFKKFQSQTKELEHLDTINKKLFLLISHDVRSPLASLIGTIDLVTDNDLDPEEAKHYFSELSSKIKNVNSFLDGLLNWARRQTQNKPLEFSLYESSDIIKLTHDLLEPAAKLKKIRITMNIGTHKIYADKESYSFVLRNILHNAIKFTPIDGEIIIETFVKNKQIYTTIQDSGIGISKNEIKKILDGENWHTTKGTSNENGSGFGLRTCLYYLKQNNGVLLLDSEIHTGTKITIVLPAEK; this is encoded by the coding sequence ATGCTCCCGCTAAAAAAAAGAATACATCATCCAATATTTGTGGTTCCATTGTCGCTTTTTTTATCAGTCTCTGGATATGTAATTAGTGATTTCTTCGCACACTGGCAAAAATTTTGGTTAGGCATGTACCTAGCTGTATTACTGCCCATTGTTATATCATTACCTCTTGCTTTAATTATGGACCGCTATTTCAAAAAATTTCAGTCTCAAACAAAAGAATTAGAGCATTTAGATACGATCAATAAAAAACTTTTCCTGTTAATTTCACATGATGTTAGATCTCCCTTAGCAAGTTTAATTGGCACTATTGATTTAGTGACCGACAATGATTTAGATCCAGAAGAAGCCAAACACTATTTTAGCGAGCTTTCTAGTAAAATTAAAAATGTTAATTCATTTTTAGATGGCTTGCTTAATTGGGCAAGGAGACAAACACAGAACAAACCTTTAGAATTTTCATTATATGAGAGTAGTGATATCATAAAGCTTACTCATGATTTACTAGAGCCTGCCGCGAAACTCAAAAAAATTAGAATTACCATGAACATTGGTACTCATAAAATATATGCTGATAAAGAGAGCTATTCTTTTGTACTAAGAAATATTTTACACAACGCCATCAAATTCACTCCTATTGATGGAGAAATTATCATTGAAACTTTTGTGAAAAATAAACAGATCTATACCACCATACAGGATTCTGGAATTGGCATCTCAAAAAATGAAATCAAAAAAATTCTAGACGGTGAAAATTGGCACACTACCAAAGGTACCTCAAATGAAAATGGATCTGGCTTTGGCCTAAGAACCTGTCTATATTACTTAAAGCAAAACAACGGCGTATTACTACTGGATAGTGAAATACATACTGGAACAAAAATAACTATTGTAC